The following coding sequences are from one Gossypium hirsutum isolate 1008001.06 chromosome A12, Gossypium_hirsutum_v2.1, whole genome shotgun sequence window:
- the LOC107934499 gene encoding uncharacterized proline-rich protein, with translation MSAKTTRFNLPAIAVTIFLVIATFAYPINGLKSRELDESGDQGVKCTPSCTQTPPPPPPPCPPPPSPPALSPPPTPKKPPTHCCPLPPTPPSIIYTTGPPGSLYPIDQNFGGASRNFQVGYLALLSGFMLLLAF, from the coding sequence ATGTCAGCGAAAACGACCCGTTTCAATCTGCCGGCAATAGCAGTAACCATATTCTTGGTAATCGCCACCTTTGCATACCCCATCAACGGCTTGAAATCAAGGGAGCTTGATGAGAGTGGTGATCAAGGCGTCAAGTGTACCCCGTCATGTACACAAACCCCTCCTCCACCACCTCCGCCATGCCCTCCCCCACCATCACCACCGGCGCTGTCTCCGCCACCTACACCGAAAAAGCCGCCAACCCATTGCTGTCCACTTCCCCCTACTCCACCATCTATTATATACACAACTGGTCCACCAGGGAGCCTGTACCCTATTGACCAGAACTTTGGTGGTGCGAGCCGGAATTTCCAGGTGGGGTATTTGGCTTTGCTTTCTGGATTCATGCTCCTTCTGGCTTTTTGA
- the LOC107934507 gene encoding uncharacterized protein At1g66480 encodes MGNSLGGKRSSKVMKINGETFKLKTPVTAEEVVKDYPGHVLLESEAVKRYGIGAKALFPFQKLEPNRLYFLVELPEERVPRRVRSGLNMSAKDRLESLRLSRRSVSDLSLLKHKSEGSKCGAVRVKMRIPKAEVERLMKEGENEADAAHKIMQLCTVKPQLLHWKGDQGSAVAQGFKGRQRRVSFVPINEGGSCQIPVTS; translated from the exons ATGGGGAATAGTTTGGGTGGGAAAAGGAGTAGCAAAGTGATGAAGATAAATGGGGAAACATTCAAGTTGAAGACACCAGTGACAGCTGAAGAGGTTGTTAAGGATTATCCAGGACATGTTTTGTTAGAATCAGAGGCGGTTAAACGTTATGGTATTGGAGCAAAAGCATTGTTTCCATTTCAGAAACTGGAACCCAACAGGCTTTATTTCTTGGTAGAGTTGCCTGAGGAAAGGGTTCCAAGGAGGGTTCGATCGGGTTTAAACATGAGTGCTAAAGACAGGCTGGAGAGCCTGAGGTTGTCGAGGAGATCTGTGTCGGACCTCTCACTCCTCAAACACAAAAGTGAAGGGTCTAAATGTGGAGCAGTGAGGGTTAAGATGAGGATTCCCAAGGCGGAAGTGGAGAGGTTGATGAAAGAAGGCGAAAACGAGGCCGACGCTGCTCACAAAATCATGCAGCTTTGCACGGTGAAACCACAGCTACTGCATTGGAAAGGTGACCAAGGAAGCGCCGTCGCACAAGGTTTCAAGGGCAGACAG AGAAGGGTGAGTTTCGTGCCAATCAATGAAGGAGGGAGCTGCCAAATCCCGGTAACGTCATAG